The following coding sequences lie in one Dromaius novaehollandiae isolate bDroNov1 unplaced genomic scaffold, bDroNov1.hap1 HAP1_SCAFFOLD_56, whole genome shotgun sequence genomic window:
- the LOC135325729 gene encoding transmembrane protein 209-like isoform X1: MAAEQISAASLIDRTMKIRKEAEERKVVWAWGLLNISLAGMIYADMPGKFISSYCNITYWPLWYIELAFASLFSLNALFDFWMYFKYTMAPTTLVMTRRQQILLGMQNAAVQIIPPHELAAKKVPSSTPSPTIQGQSVLSYSPARSPRASPKFASGCIVGYSPQLQAPSSNSASYSSALTYSPSSSYSKLSSFSPSTGSPYPTSIGPVESSRLRARYRSSLILYNSRIGQDDEITDLKSLQKYLRSEEEKQRRLQLGSSDSSFWNYSRCLVEQAQVLRNFQYQLACRSQVPSANKDEAYLSSPQAAEEVWARVIVNRRQLDHMDSWTARFRSWINETILVPLIQEIESVSTQLRRMGYPEMQIGGRLFKVLSWAQMACWLFLHASISTLKEAAMIKAPLIPNLNGIEQYLDITPNQEYLVERIKELSQGGCMSSFRWNRGGDFKGRKWGTDLPTDCAIFSYWGEEETGDPYILMHIFCTYLDSRLPPSPKYPDGRTFTSQHFIQTPDKPDITNENVFCIYQSNINPPHYELIYHRHVYNLPEGRNNMFHTLLMFLYIIKTKESGMLGRVNLGVLGVNVLWIFGE; encoded by the exons ATGGCAGCAGAACAGATTTCAGCAGCTTCCCTCATTGACCGGACCATGAAGATAAGGAAGGAGGCTGAGGAGCGGAAAGTGGTCTGGGCCTGGGGACTCCTTAATATATCTCTTGCAGGGATGATATATGCTGACAT gccTGGAAAATTTATAAGCTCGTATTGCAACATCACATACTGGCCACTGTGGTATATCG AGCTTGCATTTGCATCCCTGTTCAGCCTGAATGCCTTATTTGATTTTTGGATGTACTTCAAATACACAATGGCACCAACTACCTTGGTCATGACTCGTAGGCAGCAGATCCTTCTAGGGATGCAGAATGCAG CGGTACAGATAATTCCACCGCATGAGCTGGCAGCGAAGAAGGTCCCTTCTTCTACGCCTTCTCCTACAATCCAGGGTCAAAGTGTGCTGAGTTACAGCCCAGCCCGCTCCCCCAGGGCCAGTCCAAAGTTTGCATCTGGTTGTATCGTGGGGTACAGCCCTCAGCTGCAGGCTCCGTCAAGCAACAGTGCTTCTTACAGCAGTGCTTTAACCTATTCACCAAGCAGCAGCTACAGTAAG CTTTCCAGCTTCAGCCCTTCTACTGGTTCACCATATCCCACAAGCATTGGACCAGTGGAAAGCAGCAGGCTAAGGGCTCGTTACCGCTCTTCACTAATTCTGTATAATTCCCGTATTGGTCAAGACGATGAAATCACAGACCTGAAGTCACTGCAAAAGTACCTTCGAAGTGAAGAAGAGAAACAGCGTAGACTTCAATTGG GAAGTTCAGATTCCAGCTTTTGGAACTACAGCCGTTGCTTAGTAGAGCAAGCACAGGTGCTGAGAAACTTCCAGTATCAGCTGGCTTGCAGGTCCCAAGTTCCATCAGCGAACAAGGACGAAGCTTATCTGAGCTCTCCGCAGGCTGCAGAAGAA GTTTGGGCAAGGGTGATTGTGAATCGACGACAGCTTGATCACATGGATTCCTGGACCGCTAGGTTCAGAAGT TGGATTAATGAGACTATTTTAGTGCCACTTATACAAGAGATTGAGTCTGTGAGCACTCAGCTGAGAAGAATGGGGTACCCAGAAATGCAGATTGGAG GGAGACTGTTCAAAGTTCTGTCGTGGGCGCAGATGGCGTGCTGGCTCTTCTTGCATGCCAGCATCAGCACTCTGAAAGAGGCAGCGATGATTAAAGCTCCGCTCATTCCAAATCTGAACGGTATAGAGCAGTATTTGGATATTACACCGAACCAAGAGTATTTGGTTGAAAGGATCAAAG AGCTCTCTCAGGGAGGATGCATGAGCTCATTCCGGTGGAACAGAGGAGGAGATTTCAAAGGCCGTAAATGGGGCACTGACTTGCCCACTGACTGTGCT ATATTCAGTTActggggagaagaagaaacaggagATCCGTAT ATCCTTATGCACATATTCTGCACTTACCTCGACTCCAGACTGCCACCTAGCCCCAAATATCCTGATGGCAGAACCTTCACTTCACAACACTTCATTCAAACACCAGATAAACCAG ACAttacaaatgaaaatgtattttgcatcTACCAAAGCAACATCAATCCACCCCACTATGAGCTGATCTACCACCGCCATGTCTACAATCTGCCCGAG GGCAGAAACAACATGTTCCATACATTGCTTATGTTTCTGTACATCATAAAGACAAAAGAATCTGGGATGCTTGG GCGTGTAAATCTTGGTGTATTAGGAGTCAATGTTCTATGGATTTTTGGAGAATAA
- the LOC135325729 gene encoding transmembrane protein 209-like isoform X3 yields MAAEQISAASLIDRTMKIRKEAEERKVVWAWGLLNISLAGMIYADMPGKFISSYCNITYWPLWYIELAFASLFSLNALFDFWMYFKYTMAPTTLVMTRRQQILLGMQNAAVQIIPPHELAAKKVPSSTPSPTIQGQSVLSYSPARSPRASPKFASGCIVGYSPQLQAPSSNSASYSSALTYSPSSSYSKLSSFSPSTGSPYPTSIGPVESSRLRARYRSSLILYNSRIGQDDEITDLKSLQKYLRSEEEKQRRLQLGSSDSSFWNYSRCLVEQAQVLRNFQYQLACRSQVPSANKDEAYLSSPQAAEEVWARVIVNRRQLDHMDSWTARFRSWINETILVPLIQEIESVSTQLRRMGYPEMQIGELSQGGCMSSFRWNRGGDFKGRKWGTDLPTDCAIFSYWGEEETGDPYILMHIFCTYLDSRLPPSPKYPDGRTFTSQHFIQTPDKPDITNENVFCIYQSNINPPHYELIYHRHVYNLPEGRNNMFHTLLMFLYIIKTKESGMLGRVNLGVLGVNVLWIFGE; encoded by the exons ATGGCAGCAGAACAGATTTCAGCAGCTTCCCTCATTGACCGGACCATGAAGATAAGGAAGGAGGCTGAGGAGCGGAAAGTGGTCTGGGCCTGGGGACTCCTTAATATATCTCTTGCAGGGATGATATATGCTGACAT gccTGGAAAATTTATAAGCTCGTATTGCAACATCACATACTGGCCACTGTGGTATATCG AGCTTGCATTTGCATCCCTGTTCAGCCTGAATGCCTTATTTGATTTTTGGATGTACTTCAAATACACAATGGCACCAACTACCTTGGTCATGACTCGTAGGCAGCAGATCCTTCTAGGGATGCAGAATGCAG CGGTACAGATAATTCCACCGCATGAGCTGGCAGCGAAGAAGGTCCCTTCTTCTACGCCTTCTCCTACAATCCAGGGTCAAAGTGTGCTGAGTTACAGCCCAGCCCGCTCCCCCAGGGCCAGTCCAAAGTTTGCATCTGGTTGTATCGTGGGGTACAGCCCTCAGCTGCAGGCTCCGTCAAGCAACAGTGCTTCTTACAGCAGTGCTTTAACCTATTCACCAAGCAGCAGCTACAGTAAG CTTTCCAGCTTCAGCCCTTCTACTGGTTCACCATATCCCACAAGCATTGGACCAGTGGAAAGCAGCAGGCTAAGGGCTCGTTACCGCTCTTCACTAATTCTGTATAATTCCCGTATTGGTCAAGACGATGAAATCACAGACCTGAAGTCACTGCAAAAGTACCTTCGAAGTGAAGAAGAGAAACAGCGTAGACTTCAATTGG GAAGTTCAGATTCCAGCTTTTGGAACTACAGCCGTTGCTTAGTAGAGCAAGCACAGGTGCTGAGAAACTTCCAGTATCAGCTGGCTTGCAGGTCCCAAGTTCCATCAGCGAACAAGGACGAAGCTTATCTGAGCTCTCCGCAGGCTGCAGAAGAA GTTTGGGCAAGGGTGATTGTGAATCGACGACAGCTTGATCACATGGATTCCTGGACCGCTAGGTTCAGAAGT TGGATTAATGAGACTATTTTAGTGCCACTTATACAAGAGATTGAGTCTGTGAGCACTCAGCTGAGAAGAATGGGGTACCCAGAAATGCAGATTGGAG AGCTCTCTCAGGGAGGATGCATGAGCTCATTCCGGTGGAACAGAGGAGGAGATTTCAAAGGCCGTAAATGGGGCACTGACTTGCCCACTGACTGTGCT ATATTCAGTTActggggagaagaagaaacaggagATCCGTAT ATCCTTATGCACATATTCTGCACTTACCTCGACTCCAGACTGCCACCTAGCCCCAAATATCCTGATGGCAGAACCTTCACTTCACAACACTTCATTCAAACACCAGATAAACCAG ACAttacaaatgaaaatgtattttgcatcTACCAAAGCAACATCAATCCACCCCACTATGAGCTGATCTACCACCGCCATGTCTACAATCTGCCCGAG GGCAGAAACAACATGTTCCATACATTGCTTATGTTTCTGTACATCATAAAGACAAAAGAATCTGGGATGCTTGG GCGTGTAAATCTTGGTGTATTAGGAGTCAATGTTCTATGGATTTTTGGAGAATAA
- the LOC135325729 gene encoding transmembrane protein 209-like isoform X2, whose amino-acid sequence MAAEQISAASLIDRTMKIRKEAEERKVVWAWGLLNISLAGMIYADMPGKFISSYCNITYWPLWYIELAFASLFSLNALFDFWMYFKYTMAPTTLVMTRRQQILLGMQNAAVQIIPPHELAAKKVPSSTPSPTIQGQSVLSYSPARSPRASPKFASGCIVGYSPQLQAPSSNSASYSSALTYSPSSSYSKLSSFSPSTGSPYPTSIGPVESSRLRARYRSSLILYNSRIGQDDEITDLKSLQKYLRSEEEKQRRLQLGSSDSSFWNYSRCLVEQAQVLRNFQYQLACRSQVPSANKDEAYLSSPQAAEEVWARVIVNRRQLDHMDSWTARFRSWINETILVPLIQEIESVSTQLRRMGYPEMQIGGRLFKVLSWAQMACWLFLHASISTLKEAAMIKAPLIPNLNGIEQYLDITPNQEYLVERIKELSQGGCMSSFRWNRGGDFKGRKWGTDLPTDCAILMHIFCTYLDSRLPPSPKYPDGRTFTSQHFIQTPDKPDITNENVFCIYQSNINPPHYELIYHRHVYNLPEGRNNMFHTLLMFLYIIKTKESGMLGRVNLGVLGVNVLWIFGE is encoded by the exons ATGGCAGCAGAACAGATTTCAGCAGCTTCCCTCATTGACCGGACCATGAAGATAAGGAAGGAGGCTGAGGAGCGGAAAGTGGTCTGGGCCTGGGGACTCCTTAATATATCTCTTGCAGGGATGATATATGCTGACAT gccTGGAAAATTTATAAGCTCGTATTGCAACATCACATACTGGCCACTGTGGTATATCG AGCTTGCATTTGCATCCCTGTTCAGCCTGAATGCCTTATTTGATTTTTGGATGTACTTCAAATACACAATGGCACCAACTACCTTGGTCATGACTCGTAGGCAGCAGATCCTTCTAGGGATGCAGAATGCAG CGGTACAGATAATTCCACCGCATGAGCTGGCAGCGAAGAAGGTCCCTTCTTCTACGCCTTCTCCTACAATCCAGGGTCAAAGTGTGCTGAGTTACAGCCCAGCCCGCTCCCCCAGGGCCAGTCCAAAGTTTGCATCTGGTTGTATCGTGGGGTACAGCCCTCAGCTGCAGGCTCCGTCAAGCAACAGTGCTTCTTACAGCAGTGCTTTAACCTATTCACCAAGCAGCAGCTACAGTAAG CTTTCCAGCTTCAGCCCTTCTACTGGTTCACCATATCCCACAAGCATTGGACCAGTGGAAAGCAGCAGGCTAAGGGCTCGTTACCGCTCTTCACTAATTCTGTATAATTCCCGTATTGGTCAAGACGATGAAATCACAGACCTGAAGTCACTGCAAAAGTACCTTCGAAGTGAAGAAGAGAAACAGCGTAGACTTCAATTGG GAAGTTCAGATTCCAGCTTTTGGAACTACAGCCGTTGCTTAGTAGAGCAAGCACAGGTGCTGAGAAACTTCCAGTATCAGCTGGCTTGCAGGTCCCAAGTTCCATCAGCGAACAAGGACGAAGCTTATCTGAGCTCTCCGCAGGCTGCAGAAGAA GTTTGGGCAAGGGTGATTGTGAATCGACGACAGCTTGATCACATGGATTCCTGGACCGCTAGGTTCAGAAGT TGGATTAATGAGACTATTTTAGTGCCACTTATACAAGAGATTGAGTCTGTGAGCACTCAGCTGAGAAGAATGGGGTACCCAGAAATGCAGATTGGAG GGAGACTGTTCAAAGTTCTGTCGTGGGCGCAGATGGCGTGCTGGCTCTTCTTGCATGCCAGCATCAGCACTCTGAAAGAGGCAGCGATGATTAAAGCTCCGCTCATTCCAAATCTGAACGGTATAGAGCAGTATTTGGATATTACACCGAACCAAGAGTATTTGGTTGAAAGGATCAAAG AGCTCTCTCAGGGAGGATGCATGAGCTCATTCCGGTGGAACAGAGGAGGAGATTTCAAAGGCCGTAAATGGGGCACTGACTTGCCCACTGACTGTGCT ATCCTTATGCACATATTCTGCACTTACCTCGACTCCAGACTGCCACCTAGCCCCAAATATCCTGATGGCAGAACCTTCACTTCACAACACTTCATTCAAACACCAGATAAACCAG ACAttacaaatgaaaatgtattttgcatcTACCAAAGCAACATCAATCCACCCCACTATGAGCTGATCTACCACCGCCATGTCTACAATCTGCCCGAG GGCAGAAACAACATGTTCCATACATTGCTTATGTTTCTGTACATCATAAAGACAAAAGAATCTGGGATGCTTGG GCGTGTAAATCTTGGTGTATTAGGAGTCAATGTTCTATGGATTTTTGGAGAATAA
- the LOC135325734 gene encoding LOW QUALITY PROTEIN: uncharacterized protein LOC135325734 (The sequence of the model RefSeq protein was modified relative to this genomic sequence to represent the inferred CDS: substituted 1 base at 1 genomic stop codon) — MGALHPDTACALLPVHPSTLSTWVFLPPKKCHLPPVLQQHAAAMAWLCLGXPVLALAHGLVCFVAWLLIFLIPVAKMSARTARRVLLPPPERVCIWCLCMTEVPLDAEVILSCYRTMNAYYYKYTVDGIIIFAVNLLPLVVATLVLGYVDRRNRLTTSPLKFALALLSIMPLSYYIGMAIASILVQSSFAAGAVVNATFGSITELTFYITVLIKGAREGNKCYEIIVKAALAGTLVGCVLLVPGLCMVIGGIRHQEQRFNSRLAGVSSALLILSVGGVFALTLFSKVYGKLVCGECHDVTQNPLGHYLCQSCHFDLHLVSVTPLLLPSIEIGNCIAVQVCVLQIPILVLFTIFYPTSFTLVFSDLHVYASMFSVVLMNYIFMDGKCDYFQGTVLVMVYLILLAVYFFAPSHSSC, encoded by the exons ATGGGTGCCCTGCACCCTGATACAGCGTGTGCCCTGCTTCCTGTGCACCCCAGTACCTTGTCCACGTGGGTTTTTCTGCCCCCAAAAAAGTGCCACCTCCCCCCCGTCTTGCAGCAGCACGCTGCCGCCATGGCCTGGCTCTGCCTGGGCTAGCCGGTGCTGGCGCTGGCCCACGGGCTGGTCTGCTTCGTCGCCTGGCTCCTCATCTTCCTCATCCCCGTGGCCAAGATGAGCGCCCGCACGGCCCGccgggtgctgctgccgcccccgGAGCGGGTGTGCATCTGGTGCCTGTGCATG ACGGAGGTGCCGCTGGATGCGGAGGTGATCCTGAGCTGCTACCGCACCATGAACGCCTACTACTACAAGTACACTGTGGATGGCATCATCATCTTCGCCGTCA ACCTGCTGCCACTGGTGGTGGCGACGCTGGTGCTGGGCTACGTGGACAGGCGCAACCGGCTGACGACCTCGCCCCTGAAGTTCGCCCTGGCCCTGCTCTCCATCATGCCCCTCTCCTACTACATCGGCATGGCCATCGCCAG CATCTTGGTGCAGAGCAGCTTCGCAGCGGGGGCGGTGGTGAACGCCACCTTCGGCTCCATCACGGAGCTCACCTTCTACATCACGGTGCTCATCAAGGGCGCCCGCGAGGGCAACAAGTGCTACGAGATCATCGTCAAGGCGGCGCTCGCCGGCACCCTGGTGGGCTGCGTCCTCCTCGTCCCA GGCTTGTGCATGGTGATAGGAGGCATCCGGCACCAGGAGCAGAGGTTCAACAGCCGCTTGGCGGGCGTCAGCTCGGCCCTGCTCATCCTCTCCGTGGGAG GCGTCTTCGCCCTGACGCTCTTCTCCAAGGTGTACGGGAAGCTGGTGTGCGGTGAGTGCCACGACGTCACCCAGAACCCGCTGGGCCACTACCTCTGCCAGAGCTGCCACTTTGACCTG CACTTGGTGTCTGTGAcccctctgctcctccccagcaTCGAGATCGGGAACTGTATTGCTGTCCAGGTGTGCGTGCTGCAGATACCCATCCTGGTGCTCTTCACCATCTTCTAC CCCACCAGCTTCACATTGGTCTTCAGTGACCTGCACGTCTATGCCAGCATGTTCAGTGTGGTTCTCATGAACTACATCTTCATGGATGGCAAGTGTGACTACTTCCAAG GCACTGTGCTGGTGATGGTCTACCTCATCCTCTTGGCTGTGTATTTCTTTGCACCTTCACACAGTAGCTGCTGA
- the LOC135325729 gene encoding transmembrane protein 209-like isoform X4, whose amino-acid sequence MAAEQISAASLIDRTMKIRKEAEERKVVWAWGLLNISLAGMIYADMPGKFISSYCNITYWPLWYIELAFASLFSLNALFDFWMYFKYTMAPTTLVMTRRQQILLGMQNAAVQIIPPHELAAKKVPSSTPSPTIQGQSVLSYSPARSPRASPKFASGCIVGYSPQLQAPSSNSASYSSALTYSPSSSYSKLSSFSPSTGSPYPTSIGPVESSRLRARYRSSLILYNSRIGQDDEITDLKSLQKYLRSEEEKQRRLQLGSSDSSFWNYSRCLVEQAQVLRNFQYQLACRSQVPSANKDEAYLSSPQAAEEVWARVIVNRRQLDHMDSWTARFRSWINETILVPLIQEIESVSTQLRRMGYPEMQIGELSQGGCMSSFRWNRGGDFKGRKWGTDLPTDCAILMHIFCTYLDSRLPPSPKYPDGRTFTSQHFIQTPDKPDITNENVFCIYQSNINPPHYELIYHRHVYNLPEGRNNMFHTLLMFLYIIKTKESGMLGRVNLGVLGVNVLWIFGE is encoded by the exons ATGGCAGCAGAACAGATTTCAGCAGCTTCCCTCATTGACCGGACCATGAAGATAAGGAAGGAGGCTGAGGAGCGGAAAGTGGTCTGGGCCTGGGGACTCCTTAATATATCTCTTGCAGGGATGATATATGCTGACAT gccTGGAAAATTTATAAGCTCGTATTGCAACATCACATACTGGCCACTGTGGTATATCG AGCTTGCATTTGCATCCCTGTTCAGCCTGAATGCCTTATTTGATTTTTGGATGTACTTCAAATACACAATGGCACCAACTACCTTGGTCATGACTCGTAGGCAGCAGATCCTTCTAGGGATGCAGAATGCAG CGGTACAGATAATTCCACCGCATGAGCTGGCAGCGAAGAAGGTCCCTTCTTCTACGCCTTCTCCTACAATCCAGGGTCAAAGTGTGCTGAGTTACAGCCCAGCCCGCTCCCCCAGGGCCAGTCCAAAGTTTGCATCTGGTTGTATCGTGGGGTACAGCCCTCAGCTGCAGGCTCCGTCAAGCAACAGTGCTTCTTACAGCAGTGCTTTAACCTATTCACCAAGCAGCAGCTACAGTAAG CTTTCCAGCTTCAGCCCTTCTACTGGTTCACCATATCCCACAAGCATTGGACCAGTGGAAAGCAGCAGGCTAAGGGCTCGTTACCGCTCTTCACTAATTCTGTATAATTCCCGTATTGGTCAAGACGATGAAATCACAGACCTGAAGTCACTGCAAAAGTACCTTCGAAGTGAAGAAGAGAAACAGCGTAGACTTCAATTGG GAAGTTCAGATTCCAGCTTTTGGAACTACAGCCGTTGCTTAGTAGAGCAAGCACAGGTGCTGAGAAACTTCCAGTATCAGCTGGCTTGCAGGTCCCAAGTTCCATCAGCGAACAAGGACGAAGCTTATCTGAGCTCTCCGCAGGCTGCAGAAGAA GTTTGGGCAAGGGTGATTGTGAATCGACGACAGCTTGATCACATGGATTCCTGGACCGCTAGGTTCAGAAGT TGGATTAATGAGACTATTTTAGTGCCACTTATACAAGAGATTGAGTCTGTGAGCACTCAGCTGAGAAGAATGGGGTACCCAGAAATGCAGATTGGAG AGCTCTCTCAGGGAGGATGCATGAGCTCATTCCGGTGGAACAGAGGAGGAGATTTCAAAGGCCGTAAATGGGGCACTGACTTGCCCACTGACTGTGCT ATCCTTATGCACATATTCTGCACTTACCTCGACTCCAGACTGCCACCTAGCCCCAAATATCCTGATGGCAGAACCTTCACTTCACAACACTTCATTCAAACACCAGATAAACCAG ACAttacaaatgaaaatgtattttgcatcTACCAAAGCAACATCAATCCACCCCACTATGAGCTGATCTACCACCGCCATGTCTACAATCTGCCCGAG GGCAGAAACAACATGTTCCATACATTGCTTATGTTTCTGTACATCATAAAGACAAAAGAATCTGGGATGCTTGG GCGTGTAAATCTTGGTGTATTAGGAGTCAATGTTCTATGGATTTTTGGAGAATAA
- the LOC112995608 gene encoding carboxypeptidase A2-like, giving the protein MKLILVFSALFGAALCLETFVGHQVLRIKASNEEQIEKLQLLETLEHLQLDFWLNPSTPAHPVDVRVPFNSLQAVKVFLESNNIEYSILIEDLQVILDEEKQDMANSQQQEHSSSTFNYGSYHSLASIYEELDNLAYEHSSIVSKLKIGESYEKQPLYVLKFSTGGTNRSAIWIDAGIHSREWVTQASAIWIAKKIASDYGSDASITSLLEKMDVFLLAVTNPDGYEFTHTKNRMWRKTRSKIQGSLCVGIDPNRNWDAGFGGPGASSNPCSDSYHGPSASSEVEVKSIVDFIKNHGKILAFLTLHSYSQLLMYPYGYKCTEPADYEELDTLGQAAASSTHSLYGTTYKVGSICCTIYQASGGSIDWSYDYGIKYSFALELRDTGNYGFLLPASQIIPTAEETWLGLKTIMEHVRDNPY; this is encoded by the exons ATGAAGCTGATTTTGGTCTTCAGTGCCCTCTTCGGGGCTGCCTTGTGCCTGGAAACATTTGTTGG ACACCAGGTTCTCCGaatcaaggcaagcaatgaggaaCAGATTGAAAAATTGCAGCTTTTGGAAACGCTGGAACATCTTCAG ctGGATTTCTGGTTAAACCCCTCGACCCCTGCTCACCCTGTGGATGTCCGAGTCCCGTTTAACAGCCTCCAAGCCGTCAAAGTCTTCCTGGAGTCCAACAACATTGAGTACTCTATCCTGATTGAAGACCTGCAG GTCATACtagatgaagaaaagcaggataTGGCCAACAGTCAACaacaggagcacagcagcagcactttcaacTATGGAAGTTACCATTCTTTAGCTTCG ATTTATGAAGAACTGGATAATCTTGCATATGAGCATAGCAGCATTGTCAGTAAGCTAAAGATTGGGGAATCCTATGAAAAGCAGCCTTTGTATGTGCTCAAG ttcagcACTGGAGGAACCAACCGTTCTGCAATCTGGATTGACGCTGGTATCCATTCCCGAGAGTGGGTTACCCAAGCAAGCGCAATATGGATAGCTAAAAAG ATTGCTTCCGACTATGGCAGTGATGCATCCATCACCTCTCTGCTGGAAAAAATGGACGTTTTCCTGCTGGCAGTCACAAACCCTGATGGATATGAATTCACTCATACCAAA aaTCGCATGTGGCGGAAGACACGCTCCAAGATTCAAGGCAGTCTGTGTGTTGGAATTGATCCAAACAGGAACTGGGATGCAGGTTTTGGAG GTCCTGGAGCCAGCAGTAATCCCTGCTCTGACTCTTACCATGGGCCCAGTGCCAGCTCGGAGGTGGAAGTAAAATCTATTGTAGATTTTATTAAGAATCATGGAAAGATCCTGGCCTTCCTCACCCTCCACAGTTACTCTCAGCTCTTGATGTATCCCTATGGCTATAAATGCACTGAACCAGCAGACTATGAGGAGCTG GATACCTTGGGGCAAGCTGCTGCCAGTTCCACCCATTCCCTGTATGGCACCACCTATAAAGTGGGGAGCATTTGCTGTACTATCT ACCAAGCCAGTGGAGGCAGCATTGACTGGAGCTACGATTACGGCATCAAATACTCTTTTGCCCTTGAGCTGCGAGACACAGGTAATTACGGTTTCCTTCTGCCAGCCAGCCAAATCATCCCAACTGCAGAGGAGACCTGGCTGGGTCTGAAGACGATCATGGAGCATGTGCGAGACAATCCATACTAA